One genomic region from Salvia hispanica cultivar TCC Black 2014 chromosome 2, UniMelb_Shisp_WGS_1.0, whole genome shotgun sequence encodes:
- the LOC125204365 gene encoding putative E3 ubiquitin-protein ligase LIN-1, with protein MVGNYRFRMEENDIVGSLISSVGSFIQDRLIDREQRLRHKEQCAERLAAENASPHNDTEVRYSDQAVLANLDWGIDALEEAISTSNTETKMARLDYAEKMLQVCALLNSTQKTAGVPNSYLSAWAHLNLSYLFKLRNEGHSAVLHVLEMFVVDPFFSRIDFAPELWKSIFLPHMNSILGWYTEERKRIVMDVIPDASDLSFTVDFDHCFDESLLLSVRPEQAERIQELEQLYGQSLDENTRLYAKHYKECMNYDAATSRRVIPMLPIAEPPVTPLRDFSSRSIPDYVKFGPILPKSAGFATTSLPIRTMAVSTLGNAEESATWDVVDENPEECEDSGEDSDGCLGAMESSKEKDDDIVSVLSSRSNRSSSKEVERQSLRGTSRRQSPHNSSPAGSPCSRTSSPKSARSTGTMQTSMLRLLSTRAMDSNISPSDTDEETTEQFKSPRRSTHHVPYALPKSSLNQGEDCSLSYISSPLTPKSRPPKDFVCPITGQIFNDPVTLETGQTYERKAIQEWMSRGNTTCPITRQPLSAASLPKTNYVLKRLITSWKDQHPELAREFSSLETPQNFYTSSTFHNDIPSTLPTSGAEYKPQRFTTAAATTLSTSPTSVISQTSNEAVITALKPYILCICNSEDLQECEAAVLEIVKIWSESNVGSGIHSYLSSPTIVNGFLEILSASTNKDVLKTTIYILSQLICADDHVGDLLMSIDSDFYCLADLLRKGLSEAAILVYLLRPSFSQLSSHNLVTTLLHIVSKKSEDHVGFQYAVAPKDAAVALLEQIVSGGDESERSQNAMIVIKENGIPALLSCLNRADGRESIVSILLCCIRIDTSCKSIVASKIELSPILELFHGGNDSVRGICIEFLCELVQMRRRTFSNQILQIIRDEGTFSTMHTLLVYLQMSPMVQKPAIATLLLQLDLLAAPRKMSIYREEAMEALLEALQRKDFPSSQVMALGTLSSLSGHFGGSRKAYMECWLLKVAGFDQPYNAMMRGEETKTDEEEFAEMREEEKATRNWEKRMAFVLANHEKGLIFKALEECLVSNSIEIAKSSLVVATWLVYMLYSFPDCGIRDVARKCLLEKFISVLQSSKNLEEKILAALALRGFVTEPRGQNEMGAYAKSMWKTLRRLKKSCTVVHDIMKALMNLPYMDAAELWCCVEGPELDMSMNGEILSMLHIRNRLISSHSDGTIKVWDTGKRAPRLIQEAREHTKAVTCLYVPPSCDKLYSGSLDKTIRVWTIRQEEIHCIQVHDVKEGVVALAANASVACFSSQGNGVKVYNWSGISKNISFNNKVKCMKLEGDKLYCGCSGYSVQEVDLKTHTSSSFYSGAKKILGKQTIYSLQIQDGLLYASGSSVDGIAGKVFKLSNKAVVGSLATGVDVQQCSVNNDFIFTATKCGIIEVWLKERITKIAYIKMDVGHGRITSIVSDAHGQKLFAGTSDGRLQIWSLE; from the exons atGGTTGGTAACTACAGGTTTAGAAtggaagaaaatgatattgttGGATCACTCATCTCCAGTGTTGGGAGTTTCATCCAAGACAGGCTGATAGACAGAGAGCAGAGGCTCCGGCACAAGGAGCAATGCGCGGAGAGGTTAGCAGCTGAGAACGCGAGCCCGCACAACGATACAGAGGTCCGTTACTCTGACCAGGCAGTTCTAGCCAATCTTGACTGGGGGATCGATGCTCTTGAAGAGGCAATTAGTACTTCCAACACCGAGACCAAGATGGCTCGCCTCGACTATGCAGAAAAGATGCTGCAAGTGTGCGCGTTGCTGAATTCGACACAGAAAACAGCTGGAGTCCCTAACTCTTACCTCTCAGCTTGGGCTCATTTGAACCTTTCTTACTTGTTCAAGTTGAGGAATGAAGGCCATAGTGCAGTGCTTCATGTTCTTGAAATGTTCGTCGTGGACCCCTTTTTCTCGCGTATTGATTTTGCTCCTGAGCTCTGGAAGTCTATTTTCCTCCCTCACATGAACTCCATTCTTGGGTGGTACACTGAGGAGAGGAAAAGGATAGTGATGGATGTGATCCCGGATGCCTCGGACCTGTCATTCACCGTTGATTTTGATCACTGTTTCGACGAGTCTCTACTGTTATCCGTGAGGCCTGAGCAAGCAGAGAGAATTCAGGAGCTGGAACAGCTCTATGGTCAATCTTTGGATGAGAATACAAGGCTATACGCAAAGCATTATAAGGAATGCATGAACTATGATGCTGCCACAAGCAGGAGGGTGATCCCGATGTTGCCAATCGCAGAGCCTCCCGTGACTCCTCTCCGCGACTTCAGCAGCCGTTCAATTCCAGACTATGTGAAATTTGGTCCAATCTTGCCCAAGAGTGCTGGCTTTGCTACCACTTCTCTTCCAATTAG AACGATGGCTGTTTCCACCTTAGGCAATGCAGAAGAGTCTGCCACCTGGGATGTTGTG GATGAAAATCCGGAGGAGTGTGAAGATTCTGGTGAAGATTCGGATGGATGTTTAGGAGCCATGGAAAGTTCAAAAGAAAAGGATGATGACATTGTGTCAGTTTTGAGCAGCAGAAGCAACAGATCGTCGAGCAAGGAGGTGGAGAGGCAAAGCCTAAGGGGTACGAGTCGAAGGCAATCTCCTCATAATAGCTCTCCAGCAGGTTCTCCTTGCTCGAGGACTTCATCTCCGAAATCAGCCAGAAGCACAGGAACGATGCAAACATCTATGCTTCGCCTCCTCTCAACCCGTGCAATGGACTCAAACATTAGCCCATCCGACACTGATGAAGAAACGACA GAACAGTTTAAATCTCCGAGGAGAAGCACTCATCACGTGCCATACGCGCTTCCAAAGAG TTCACTTAATCAAGGTGAAGATTGCAGCCTGAGCTACATATCGTCGCCCTTGACTCCTAAGTCAAGGCCACCAAAGGACTTTGTGTGTCCCATCACTGGCCAGATTTTCAATGATCCTGTCACGCTGGAGACAGGCCAGACGTACGAAAGAAAAGCCATTCAAGAATGGATGAGTCGAGGAAACACAACGTGCCCCATTACACGACAGCCTCTCTCTGCAGCCTCACTCCCCAAAACCAACTATGTCCTCAAGAGGCTGATCACCTCTTGGAAAGACCAGCACCCTGAGCTCGCTCGGGAGTTTTCTTCCCTTGAAACACCGCAAAATTTTTACACAAGCAGCACGTTCCATAACGACATCCCATCAACACTTCCAACCAGTGGAGCTGAGTATAAGCCTCAAAGATTCACAACAGCAGCTGCTACTACACTATCAACGTCGCCAACCAGTGTAATATCTCAAACTTCCAACGAAGCAGTGATCACCGCATTGAAACCTTACATTCTATGCATTTGTAACTCTGAGGACTTGCAAGAATGTGAAGCTGCTGTTTTGGAAATAGTCAAGATTTGGTCAGAATCCAATGTTGGCTCAGGAATCCACTCATACCTATCTTCACCAACTATAGTGAATGGATTTCTCGAAATACTGTCTGCGTCTACGAACAAGGATGTGCTCAAAACAACCATATATATTCTGTCACAGCTGATATGTGCAGATGATCATGTCGGTGACCTGCTCATGAGCATAGACTCCGACTTCTACTGCTTGGCCGATCTGCTGAGAAAAGGACTATCCGAGGCTGCAATACTTGTGTACCTGCTCAGGCCGTCGTTTTCGCAGCTTTCTTCACATAACTTGGTAACAACTCTACTCCATATTGTTTCCAAGAAGAGTGAAGATCATGTTGGTTTTCAATATGCTGTAGCACCCAAAGATGCTGCAGTGGCATTGCTTGAACAAATCGTTTCCGGTGGAGATGAGAGTGAGAGATCACAAAATGCAATGATTGTTATAAAGGAGAATGGGATTCCTGCTTTGTTGAGCTGCCTTAATCGAGCGGATGGAAGAGAGTCGATTGTTTCGATTCTTTTATGCTGCATTAGAATTGATACATCATGCAAGAGCATTGTAGCAAGCAAGATTGAGTTGTCTCCaattcttgaattatttcatgGTGGAAATGATAGTGTGAGAGGGATTTGCATAGAGTTTCTTTGTGAGTTAGTTCAGATGAGAAG GAGAACATTTAGCAACCAGATTTTGCAAATAATAAGGGATGAAGGAACATTCAGCACAATGCACACCCTCTTGGTTTACTTGCAAATGTCCCCGATGGTGCAGAAGCCTGCCATCGCTACGCTTCTTCTTCAGCTTGATCTGTTG GCTGCTCCGAGAAAGATGAGCATCTACAGAGAAGAAGCGATGGAAGCGTTACTAGAAGCTCTTCAAAGAAAAGACTTCCCATCTTCTCAAGTCATGGCTCTTGGTACACTGTCGTCTCTCTCCGGACATTTTGGTGGATCTAGGAAGGCGTATATGGAGTGCTGGCTGCTTAAAGTAGCCGGATTCGACCAGCCTTATAATGCTATGATGAGAGGGGAAGAAACAAAGACTGATGAAGAAGAATTTGCTGAAATG AGGGAAGAAGAGAAAGCAACAAGGAACTGGGAGAAGAGGATGGCGTTTGTTTTGGCAAACCACGAGAAAGGGTTGATTTTCAAAGCTTTGGAGGAATGCTTAGTAAGTAACTCGATAGAGATCGCCAAGTCTAGCCTTGTGGTGGCTACGTGGCTCGTGTACATGCTCTACAGCTTTCCTGATTGTGGCATAAGAGACGTTGCACGCAAATGCTTGCTCGAGAAGTTCATCAGTGTGCTGCAATCATCGAAGAATCTCGAGGAGAAGATACTGGCTGCCCTCGCCCTGAGAGGATTTGTCACTGAACCAA GAGGGCAGAATGAGATGGGGGCGTACGCTAAGAGTATGTGGAAGACGTTGAGGCGGCTTAAGAAGAGTTGCACGGTGGTTCATGATATAATGAAAGCACTGATGAACTTGCCCTATATGGATGCT GCAGAGCTGTGGTGTTGCGTTGAAGGTCCTGAGTTGGATATGTCGATGAATGGGGAAATCCTGTCGATGCTTCATATCAGAAACCGGCTAATAAGCAGCCACTCGGATGGGACTATAAAG GTATGGGACACTGGAAAGAGAGCTCCGCGGCTGATTCAGGAGGCGCGTGAGCACACCAAGGCTGTGACGTGCCTTTATGTTCCTCCTTCGTGCGACAAGCTATACAGCGGATCATTGGACAAAACCATCAGA GTTTGGACAATCAGACAGGAAGAGATTCATTGTATCCAAGTGCATGATGTGAAGGAGGGAGTGGTGGCTCTAGCAGCCAATGCTAGTGTGGCATGCTTCTCATCTCAAGGAAATGGGGTTAAG GTTTATAACTGGTCAGGTATTTCCAAAAACATTAGCTTCAACAACAAAGTGAAGTGCATGAAACTAGAGGGTGACAAACTCTACTGTGGTTGTTCTGGTTACTCTGTCCAG GAGGTAGATTTAAAGACACATACATCATCATCATTCTACTCCGGcgccaaaaaaatattaggtAAACAAACAATCTACTCCTTGCAAATCCAAGACGGCCTTCTATATGCCAGCGGTTCCTCTGTCGATGGTATAGCCGGAAAG GTGTTCAAACTGTCTAACAAGGCGGTTGTGGGATCTTTGGCAACTGGTGTGGATGTACAACAATGCAGTGTTAACAATGACTTCATATTCACAGCCACAAAATGTGGGATCATAGAAGTGTGGCTCAAAGAAAGAATCACCAAGATTGCGTACATCAAAATGGACGTGGGGCATGGAAGAATCACGTCAATTGTATCGGACGCCCACGGCCAAAAGCTTTTCGCGGGAACATCCGATGGCAGGCTACAG ATTTGGAGTttggaataa